A region from the Azospirillaceae bacterium genome encodes:
- a CDS encoding efflux RND transporter periplasmic adaptor subunit, whose product MSALVVVLLAGGAWWVMHHKKAQGEMGGPMGGPGGGPGGPPPGGPGGPGGPGGGRRGFTSIPTVGVTPVTLADMPVYLDGLGTVVAYNTVTVKTRIGGQLTKIAFTEGQMVKAGDVLAVVEPRLYQAAYDQAVAKVAEDQALLANARLDLERYRALAADKYGTQQTYDTQKATVAQDEATLKYDQAALETARTNLDWTVTTAPISGRTGLRQIDVGNYANTSDTDGLVIITQMQPISGTFTLPQQQLEVINEHLAKGETLKVLAVNSDGKQLDEGSLATIDNQVDTTTGTIKLKATFPNKDSRLWPGGFVNMRLLLEVRPKLAVVPASSIQHGPDGTFVYVVNEDNTVTPRLVTVALNEADRTALSDGLKVGERVVVNGQDRLQDGTKIAIAGAAPSAGGPAAANGGQGGTHKAEGAAGGQAGPEGEHHRRHNQNGQPSGDNGQPSPQQGNPPPSGQSSQQPAQGGGTPR is encoded by the coding sequence GTGTCTGCCCTGGTTGTTGTGCTGCTGGCTGGTGGCGCGTGGTGGGTCATGCATCACAAGAAGGCACAAGGCGAGATGGGTGGCCCCATGGGTGGACCGGGCGGCGGTCCCGGTGGCCCGCCCCCGGGCGGCCCCGGCGGTCCAGGCGGTCCGGGCGGTGGTCGTCGCGGTTTCACCTCCATCCCCACGGTGGGCGTGACGCCCGTCACCTTGGCCGACATGCCCGTCTACCTGGATGGACTGGGCACGGTGGTGGCCTACAACACCGTCACGGTGAAGACCCGCATCGGCGGCCAGTTGACCAAGATCGCCTTCACCGAAGGCCAGATGGTCAAGGCCGGCGACGTGCTGGCCGTGGTCGAGCCGCGCCTGTACCAGGCGGCCTACGACCAGGCGGTCGCCAAGGTGGCCGAGGACCAGGCCCTGCTGGCCAACGCCCGGCTGGATCTGGAACGCTATCGCGCCCTGGCGGCCGACAAGTACGGCACGCAGCAGACCTATGACACCCAGAAGGCCACCGTCGCCCAGGATGAGGCGACGCTGAAATACGACCAGGCGGCGCTGGAAACCGCCCGCACCAATCTGGACTGGACCGTCACCACGGCCCCCATCAGCGGCCGCACCGGCCTGCGCCAGATCGACGTGGGCAACTACGCCAACACCAGCGACACCGACGGCCTGGTCATCATCACCCAGATGCAGCCCATCTCGGGCACCTTCACCCTGCCGCAGCAGCAGCTGGAGGTGATCAACGAGCATCTGGCCAAGGGTGAGACGCTGAAGGTCCTGGCCGTCAATTCCGATGGCAAGCAGCTGGACGAAGGGTCGCTGGCCACCATCGACAACCAGGTGGACACCACCACCGGCACCATCAAGCTGAAGGCCACCTTCCCCAACAAGGACAGCCGCCTGTGGCCGGGCGGCTTCGTCAACATGCGCCTGCTGCTGGAAGTGCGGCCCAAGCTGGCCGTGGTCCCGGCCTCATCCATCCAGCACGGCCCCGACGGCACCTTCGTCTACGTGGTGAACGAGGACAACACCGTCACCCCGCGCCTGGTGACCGTGGCCCTGAATGAAGCCGACCGGACGGCCCTGTCCGACGGCCTGAAGGTGGGCGAGCGCGTGGTCGTCAACGGCCAGGACCGCCTGCAGGACGGCACCAAGATCGCCATCGCCGGCGCCGCACCGTCGGCGGGCGGCCCCGCCGCCGCCAATGGCGGTCAGGGCGGCACTCACAAGGCTGAGGGTGCTGCCGGCGGCCAGGCCGGCCCCGAGGGTGAACACCACCGCCGCCATAACCAGAACGGCCAGCCCAGCGGCGACAACGGCCAGCCTTCGCCGCAGCAGGGCAACCCGCCGCCGTCGGGTCAGTCCAGCCAGCAGCCCGCCCAGGGTGGCGGTACCCCGCGATGA
- a CDS encoding efflux RND transporter permease subunit, translating into MNVSAPFIARPIATTLLAIGIVLVGVLGYQALPVSSLPEVDFPVIQVTTQLPGASADTTSTLITASLERQLGQIPGLDIMTSISSYGVSNITLQFGLGHNIDDAAQDVQAAINAAGSTLPKTLPYPPTYAKVNPADPPILALALTSETLPIASLSDTADGLLAQKLSQVTGVGRVTVQGNQRPAIRIQIQPDRLAAYSLSLEDVRTALTKANVNQAKGSFDGAAQAYTITANDQIEKAEAYSDVIITYKNNAPVHLRDIGVVTRGLENSKVGAWFNGKQGVLLDVQRQPGANIVETADRLKLKLKELQAALPAGIKLTIVADRTATIRASVTDVQQTLVLTTVLVVLVILAFLRSPRATIIPAVALPLSLIVTFGVMALCGFSLDNLSLMALTIGTGFVVDDAIVMIENVIRYIEAGEAPLPAAYKGAKQIGFTVISLTVSLIAVFIPLLFMTGIIGRLFREFSLTLTIAVVASAVVSLTVTPMMCGRLLKSHAEEEEAHRRHRRWARYSPLEWTETAFNWMLKGYERTLAVVMRFQFLTLLVAIGTLVLTIVLYLWMPKGFLPSQDTGILAVTVDGDQDASFASMSRLQHQVSDIIAADPDVVSVTSFAGASTVNPTPNTAHLSVGLKPRDDRTASADVIAVRLSRKLQGVQGDVYVQSVQDIQIGARASRTQYQYTLADADGVELAEWTPKLVAKLRALPQFRDVASDQQTNGREVTLTVDRDLASRLGVSIQSIDDVLYDAFGQRQVSTIYAQANQYRVVLEVPDKMQASPEALGRLYVPSTGGPVSVNAVAQSTQVTTNTQVPLSSLVHISTTNTALTVNHQAQFPALTVTFNLAEGVSLGEAVEAVTQAEQEIGIPDTVTGSFAGDAAEFQTSIASEPWLIAAAVVTIYIVLGVLYESIIHPVTILSTLPSAGIGALLALWLTGNDLSLVALIGIVLLMGIVKKNAIMMIDFAIEAERVEGKSPHDAIVEACLLRFRPIMMTTMAALLGALPLALEHGTGSELRRPLGITIVGGLILSQMLTLYTTPVIYLYMERLRAWVARRLGGPSHDAPHDGDQPPALTGLAD; encoded by the coding sequence ATGAATGTTTCCGCCCCCTTCATCGCCCGGCCGATCGCCACCACGCTGCTGGCGATCGGCATCGTGCTGGTGGGCGTCCTGGGCTATCAGGCCCTACCGGTGTCATCGTTGCCGGAAGTGGACTTCCCCGTCATCCAGGTGACGACCCAGTTGCCCGGCGCCAGCGCCGACACCACGTCCACCCTGATCACGGCCTCGCTGGAACGCCAGCTGGGCCAGATCCCGGGCCTGGACATCATGACGTCCATCTCCAGCTACGGCGTGTCCAACATCACGCTGCAGTTCGGGCTGGGCCATAATATCGACGACGCGGCGCAGGACGTGCAGGCGGCCATCAACGCCGCCGGCAGCACCCTGCCCAAGACGCTGCCCTATCCGCCGACATACGCCAAGGTCAACCCGGCCGATCCGCCCATCCTGGCGCTGGCACTGACGTCGGAAACCCTGCCCATCGCCAGCCTGTCGGACACCGCCGATGGCCTGCTGGCGCAGAAGCTGAGCCAGGTGACCGGCGTGGGCCGCGTCACGGTGCAGGGCAACCAGCGCCCCGCCATCCGCATCCAGATCCAGCCCGACCGCCTGGCGGCCTACAGCCTGAGCCTGGAGGATGTGCGCACCGCCCTGACCAAGGCCAACGTCAACCAGGCCAAGGGCAGCTTCGACGGTGCCGCCCAGGCCTACACCATCACCGCCAACGACCAGATCGAAAAGGCGGAGGCGTATTCCGACGTCATCATCACCTACAAGAACAACGCACCGGTCCACCTGCGCGACATCGGCGTGGTGACGCGCGGCCTGGAGAATTCCAAGGTCGGCGCCTGGTTCAACGGCAAGCAGGGCGTGCTGCTGGACGTGCAGCGCCAGCCCGGCGCCAACATCGTGGAAACCGCCGACCGCCTGAAGCTGAAGCTGAAGGAATTGCAGGCGGCCTTGCCCGCCGGCATCAAGCTGACCATCGTCGCCGACCGCACCGCCACCATCCGCGCCAGCGTCACCGACGTGCAGCAGACGCTGGTGCTGACCACCGTGCTGGTGGTGCTGGTCATCCTGGCCTTCCTGCGCAGCCCGCGGGCCACCATCATCCCGGCCGTGGCCCTGCCCCTGTCGCTGATCGTCACCTTCGGCGTCATGGCGCTGTGCGGCTTCAGCCTGGACAACCTGTCGCTCATGGCCCTGACCATCGGCACCGGCTTCGTCGTCGATGACGCCATCGTCATGATCGAGAACGTCATCCGCTACATCGAGGCGGGGGAGGCACCGCTGCCCGCCGCCTACAAGGGCGCCAAGCAGATCGGCTTCACCGTCATCTCGCTGACCGTGTCCCTGATCGCGGTGTTCATCCCGCTGCTGTTCATGACCGGCATCATCGGCCGGCTGTTCCGCGAATTCTCGCTGACCCTGACCATCGCCGTGGTGGCCTCGGCCGTGGTGTCGCTGACCGTCACGCCCATGATGTGCGGCCGCCTGCTGAAGTCCCATGCCGAGGAGGAGGAGGCACACCGCCGCCACCGCCGCTGGGCCCGCTATTCGCCGTTGGAATGGACCGAGACGGCGTTCAACTGGATGCTGAAGGGCTACGAACGCACCCTGGCCGTGGTCATGCGCTTCCAGTTCCTGACCCTGCTGGTGGCCATCGGCACCCTGGTGCTGACCATCGTGCTGTACCTGTGGATGCCCAAGGGCTTCCTGCCCAGCCAGGACACCGGCATCCTGGCGGTGACGGTGGACGGCGACCAGGACGCCTCGTTCGCGTCCATGTCCCGGTTGCAGCACCAGGTGTCGGACATCATCGCCGCCGACCCCGACGTGGTGTCGGTGACCAGCTTCGCCGGCGCCAGCACCGTCAACCCCACCCCCAACACCGCCCATCTGTCCGTGGGCCTGAAGCCGCGCGACGACCGCACGGCCTCGGCCGATGTCATCGCCGTGCGGCTGAGCCGCAAGCTGCAAGGCGTGCAGGGCGACGTCTACGTCCAGTCGGTGCAGGACATCCAGATCGGCGCCCGCGCCAGCCGGACCCAGTACCAGTACACGCTGGCGGACGCCGACGGTGTGGAACTGGCGGAATGGACGCCCAAGCTGGTGGCCAAGCTGCGCGCCTTGCCGCAGTTCCGCGACGTGGCCAGCGACCAGCAGACCAATGGCCGCGAGGTCACCCTGACCGTTGATCGCGACCTGGCGTCCCGCCTGGGCGTCAGCATCCAGAGCATCGACGACGTGCTGTACGACGCCTTCGGCCAACGCCAGGTGTCCACCATCTACGCCCAAGCCAACCAGTACCGCGTGGTGCTGGAGGTGCCGGACAAGATGCAGGCCTCGCCCGAGGCGTTGGGCCGGCTGTACGTGCCCAGCACCGGCGGCCCGGTGTCGGTGAACGCGGTGGCGCAGAGCACCCAGGTCACCACCAACACCCAGGTGCCGCTGAGTTCGCTGGTCCACATCTCCACCACCAACACCGCCCTGACCGTCAACCACCAGGCCCAGTTCCCGGCGCTGACCGTGACCTTCAACCTGGCGGAAGGGGTGTCCCTGGGCGAGGCGGTGGAGGCCGTCACCCAGGCGGAGCAGGAGATCGGCATTCCCGACACGGTCACCGGCTCCTTCGCCGGCGACGCCGCGGAATTCCAGACCTCCATCGCCAGCGAGCCGTGGCTGATCGCCGCCGCGGTGGTGACCATCTACATCGTGCTGGGCGTGCTGTACGAGAGCATCATCCATCCGGTGACCATCCTGTCGACCCTGCCGTCGGCCGGCATCGGCGCCCTGCTGGCCCTGTGGCTGACCGGCAACGACCTGTCGCTGGTGGCCCTGATCGGCATCGTGCTGCTGATGGGCATCGTCAAGAAGAACGCCATCATGATGATCGACTTCGCCATCGAGGCGGAGCGGGTGGAAGGCAAGTCCCCCCACGACGCCATCGTGGAGGCGTGCCTGCTGCGGTTCCGGCCCATCATGATGACCACCATGGCGGCCCTGCTGGGCGCCCTGCCCCTGGCGCTGGAACACGGCACGGGGTCGGAACTGCGCCGGCCGCTGGGCATCACCATCGTCGGCGGCCTGATCCTGTCGCAGATGCTGACCCTGTACACCACGCCGGTCATCTACCTGTACATGGAACGCCTGCGCGCCTGGGTGGCCCGGCGCCTGGGCGGGCCGTCGCATGACGCCCCGCACGATGGTGACCAGCCCCCGGCCCTGACCGGCCTGGCGGATTGA
- a CDS encoding efflux RND transporter permease subunit — MSISEPFIRRPVGTALLAIGLALVGAVAYAFLPVASLPNTDMPIIFIQAKESGADPVTMAATVTAPLERHLGEIAGVNEMTSSTSLGSSTIILQFDINRPVTDAARDVQAAINAAASDLPTGLTTQPTFRKANPSGRPIMTLALTSKTLTNQAIFDAADGILAQRLSQIDGVAQASAAGGEKSAIRVQVDTDALAARKISLADISTAITSANVSQAVGTMDGADTLMTVNTNDSMLKAQDYRDLVVRTATGTVFRLGDVATVLNSSENIRQAGWFGTSPAVLVSVLKQPGANVIKTVDLIKAELPQIQKWLPPGIEIHVVNDQTTTIRASVDDVQVTMLISIALVILVVGLFLRRLAPTLAAATAVPLSLAGTFAIMWLLDYSMDNLSLMALTISVGFVVDDAIVMLENAVRHREMGKPPLQAALDGAREIGFTIVSMTLSLVAVFVPIIFMGGLAGRLFHEFAMTLTGAILVSGIVSVTLTPMMSARFMDHKERPPNWADRWVGGPLDAVTNVYMDGLGWVLRHRVFMLFVAIGTIFLTIWLYTVVPKGGFPQQDTGLLRGSVRASADTSFQTMQRRMQEVVKIIAADPAVDVIGGTTGSGGGGPGSTSANTGSMTISLKPRDQRDVTADQVIARLRPKFARMEALQVFLQSEQDLRFGGRSSDSQFQVSLLSDNLEDLYEWTPKLVAKLKEVPDYFQDVSSDQDKAGLDAKVVIDRDMASRLDLTPSDVDAALGNAFSQKQVSTLYGVRNQYHVVLEAKPSQQAGPEDLVRTYVKSTTAGMIPLSTFAKVKVQDSPLSVTHDGQYPSATLSFNLADGIAQVDALARAQQAVTELAMPASMRVEVGGIAKIFQQQNQGQPLLIVAALVTIYIVLGMLYESWAQPITILSTLPSAGIGALLAMLVTDTELSMISFIGIILLMGIVKKNAIMLVDFALAAERIRGLAPVEAITEACRERFRPITMTTLTALLGAVPLAIGGGTGGELRQPLGIALVGGLLLSQFITLYTTPVIYLALRPRQKKPKLSRLHAAMVGVPRS; from the coding sequence ATGAGCATTTCCGAACCCTTCATCCGCCGCCCCGTCGGCACGGCCTTGCTGGCCATCGGGCTGGCGCTGGTGGGGGCGGTGGCGTACGCCTTCCTGCCGGTGGCGTCGCTGCCCAACACCGACATGCCCATCATCTTCATCCAGGCCAAGGAATCGGGGGCCGACCCCGTGACCATGGCCGCGACGGTGACCGCCCCCCTGGAACGCCATCTGGGGGAGATCGCCGGCGTCAACGAGATGACGTCCAGCACCTCGCTGGGCAGCAGCACCATCATCCTGCAGTTCGACATCAACCGCCCGGTGACGGACGCCGCCCGCGACGTGCAGGCGGCCATCAACGCCGCGGCGTCGGACCTGCCCACCGGCCTGACCACCCAGCCCACCTTCCGCAAGGCCAACCCCAGCGGCCGGCCCATCATGACCCTGGCGTTGACGTCCAAGACGCTGACCAACCAGGCCATCTTCGACGCCGCCGACGGCATCCTGGCCCAGCGCCTGTCGCAGATCGACGGCGTGGCGCAGGCGTCCGCCGCCGGTGGCGAGAAGTCCGCCATCCGCGTGCAGGTCGATACCGACGCCCTGGCCGCCCGCAAGATCAGCCTGGCCGACATCAGCACCGCCATCACCAGCGCCAACGTCAGCCAGGCGGTGGGCACCATGGACGGCGCCGACACGCTGATGACGGTCAACACCAACGACAGCATGCTGAAGGCCCAGGACTACCGCGACCTGGTGGTGCGCACCGCCACCGGCACCGTCTTCCGCCTGGGCGACGTGGCGACCGTGCTGAACAGTTCGGAGAATATCCGCCAGGCCGGCTGGTTCGGCACCTCGCCGGCCGTGCTGGTCTCCGTCCTGAAGCAGCCGGGCGCCAACGTCATCAAGACGGTGGACCTGATCAAGGCGGAACTGCCGCAGATCCAGAAGTGGCTGCCGCCCGGCATCGAAATCCACGTGGTGAACGACCAGACCACCACCATCCGCGCCAGCGTGGACGACGTGCAGGTCACCATGCTGATCTCCATCGCCCTGGTGATCCTGGTGGTGGGCCTGTTCCTGCGCCGCCTGGCGCCCACCCTGGCCGCCGCCACCGCCGTGCCCCTGTCGTTGGCCGGCACCTTCGCCATCATGTGGCTGCTGGACTACAGCATGGACAACCTGTCGCTGATGGCCCTGACCATCAGCGTCGGTTTCGTGGTCGATGACGCCATCGTCATGCTGGAAAACGCCGTCCGCCACCGCGAGATGGGCAAGCCGCCCCTGCAGGCCGCCTTGGACGGCGCGCGGGAGATCGGCTTCACCATCGTGTCCATGACCCTGTCGCTGGTGGCCGTGTTCGTGCCCATCATCTTCATGGGCGGGCTGGCCGGCCGGCTGTTCCACGAATTCGCCATGACCCTGACCGGCGCCATCCTGGTGTCGGGCATCGTGTCCGTCACCCTGACGCCCATGATGTCCGCCCGGTTCATGGACCACAAGGAACGGCCGCCCAACTGGGCCGACCGCTGGGTGGGCGGCCCGCTGGACGCCGTCACCAACGTCTACATGGATGGGCTGGGCTGGGTGCTGCGCCACCGCGTCTTCATGCTGTTCGTGGCGATCGGCACCATCTTCCTGACCATCTGGCTGTACACTGTGGTGCCCAAGGGCGGCTTCCCGCAGCAGGACACCGGCCTGCTGCGCGGCAGCGTCCGCGCCTCGGCCGACACCTCGTTCCAGACCATGCAGCGCCGCATGCAGGAGGTGGTGAAGATCATCGCCGCCGATCCGGCGGTGGATGTCATCGGCGGCACCACCGGCAGCGGCGGCGGCGGCCCGGGCAGCACGTCCGCCAACACGGGCAGCATGACCATCTCGCTGAAGCCGCGGGACCAGCGCGACGTGACGGCCGACCAGGTCATCGCCCGCCTGCGGCCCAAGTTCGCCCGGATGGAGGCCTTGCAGGTCTTCCTGCAATCCGAACAGGATTTGCGTTTCGGCGGCCGCAGCAGCGATTCGCAATTCCAGGTGTCGCTGCTGTCAGACAACCTGGAGGACCTGTATGAGTGGACACCCAAGCTGGTGGCCAAGCTGAAGGAAGTGCCGGACTACTTCCAGGACGTCAGTTCCGACCAGGACAAGGCAGGATTGGACGCCAAGGTCGTCATCGACCGCGACATGGCGTCCCGCCTGGATCTGACGCCGTCGGACGTGGACGCGGCCCTGGGCAACGCCTTCAGCCAGAAGCAGGTCAGCACCCTGTACGGCGTGCGCAACCAGTACCACGTGGTGCTGGAGGCCAAGCCCAGCCAGCAGGCGGGGCCCGAGGATCTGGTCCGCACCTATGTGAAATCGACCACCGCCGGCATGATCCCGCTATCGACCTTCGCCAAGGTGAAGGTGCAGGACTCGCCCCTGTCGGTCACCCACGACGGCCAGTACCCCTCCGCCACCCTCAGCTTCAACCTGGCCGACGGCATCGCCCAGGTGGACGCGCTGGCCCGTGCCCAGCAGGCGGTGACGGAACTGGCCATGCCCGCCAGCATGCGGGTGGAAGTGGGCGGCATCGCCAAGATCTTCCAGCAGCAGAACCAGGGCCAGCCGCTGCTGATCGTGGCGGCGCTGGTCACGATCTACATCGTGCTGGGCATGCTGTATGAAAGCTGGGCCCAGCCCATCACCATCCTATCCACCCTGCCATCCGCCGGCATCGGCGCCCTGCTGGCCATGCTGGTCACCGACACGGAACTGTCGATGATCTCCTTCATCGGCATCATCCTGCTGATGGGCATCGTCAAGAAGAACGCCATCATGCTGGTGGATTTCGCCCTGGCGGCGGAACGCATCCGCGGCCTGGCGCCGGTGGAGGCCATCACCGAGGCCTGCCGTGAGCGTTTCCGCCCCATCACCATGACCACGCTGACGGCCCTGCTGGGCGCCGTTCCGCTGGCCATCGGCGGCGGCACCGGCGGCGAATTGCGCCAGCCGCTGGGCATCGCCCTGGTGGGCGGCCTGCTGCTGTCGCAGTTCATCACCCTGTACACCACGCCGGTGATCTACCTGGCGCTGCGGCCCCGGCAGAAGAAGCCGAAGCTGTCACGCCTGCACGCCGCCATGGTGGGCGTGCCCCGGTCCTGA
- a CDS encoding FkbM family methyltransferase produces the protein MTAIAANATDHHSSTGTLTGGDAFGRHSPGGLPSLLLALGTGRLGGRLLGPVVRRAVPWLYGSVIDVTMDGLRRRLHVRAHADDRRQLALPRSAAQVRARIAAVLPSDGVFVDVGAGTGLHTLAAARHLDAPGRVVAVEPNAATRHRLAVNLALNPLAATVSLLDSAVGPACDDVILPSKTFSRAPAAWDAPPPALTRARPLLTLVEEAGLTRVDVLRLGFKAGADMALIPFLQAAPPALRPRLIVVERRRSTRWAFDLPATLALHGYHPCGGATGTLLFAVEGVTSRDVLWEPSDWSLVAS, from the coding sequence ATGACCGCCATCGCCGCGAACGCTACGGACCACCATTCGTCCACGGGGACGCTGACGGGCGGCGACGCCTTTGGACGGCACAGCCCGGGCGGCCTGCCGTCCCTGCTGCTGGCCCTGGGGACCGGGCGCCTGGGCGGGCGGCTGCTGGGCCCGGTGGTGCGCCGCGCGGTGCCATGGCTGTACGGTTCCGTCATCGACGTGACGATGGATGGCCTGCGGCGGCGCCTGCATGTCCGCGCCCATGCCGATGACCGGCGCCAGTTGGCGTTGCCCCGCTCGGCCGCACAGGTTCGGGCCCGTATCGCCGCCGTCCTGCCGTCCGACGGCGTGTTCGTGGATGTCGGTGCCGGCACCGGGCTGCACACCCTGGCCGCCGCCCGCCATCTGGACGCGCCGGGCCGGGTGGTGGCGGTGGAACCCAACGCCGCCACCCGCCACCGCCTGGCCGTCAACCTGGCGCTGAACCCGCTGGCCGCGACCGTGAGCTTGCTGGACAGCGCGGTGGGGCCGGCGTGCGACGACGTGATCCTGCCCTCCAAGACATTCTCCCGGGCACCGGCGGCCTGGGACGCGCCGCCGCCGGCGCTGACGCGCGCCCGGCCGCTGCTGACGCTGGTGGAAGAGGCGGGGCTTACCCGTGTCGACGTGCTGCGCCTGGGTTTCAAGGCCGGCGCCGACATGGCGCTGATCCCCTTCCTGCAGGCCGCCCCCCCGGCCTTGCGCCCCCGGCTGATCGTGGTGGAGCGGCGGCGCAGCACGCGCTGGGCCTTCGACCTGCCGGCCACTTTGGCGCTGCACGGTTATCACCCGTGCGGCGGTGCCACCGGCACCCTGCTGTTCGCGGTGGAAGGGGTGACCAGCCGCGACGTGCTGTGGGAACCGTCGGACTGGTCACTGGTGGCTTCGTAG
- a CDS encoding response regulator transcription factor, which produces MRLLLVEDERDLRTLTADHLARIGFTVDACGSLEEADDYISTADYDALILDRRLPDGDSVSLVRRLRSHRRKVPILMLTARSTLDDRIEGLDAGADDYLVKPFDLGELAARLRALLRRPGGVIGTVLECGNLSFDSAARNASIASAPLGLTARELALLEVLLRKVDQVVTKAQIDSALYGFGNEATDNAVEALVSRLRRKLSAAEATAGIITMRGLGYMMSAS; this is translated from the coding sequence ATGCGGCTTTTGTTGGTTGAGGATGAACGGGATCTGCGGACCCTGACCGCCGATCACCTGGCGCGAATCGGCTTCACCGTCGATGCCTGCGGCAGCCTGGAAGAAGCGGACGATTACATCTCCACGGCCGATTACGACGCCCTGATCCTGGACCGACGCCTGCCGGACGGCGACAGCGTCAGCCTGGTGCGCCGCCTGCGCAGCCACCGGCGCAAGGTTCCCATCCTGATGCTGACGGCCCGGTCCACCCTGGATGACCGGATCGAGGGCCTGGACGCCGGCGCCGACGATTACCTGGTGAAGCCCTTCGACCTGGGTGAACTGGCGGCGCGGCTGCGCGCCCTGCTGCGCCGGCCGGGCGGCGTCATCGGCACGGTGCTGGAATGCGGCAACCTTTCCTTTGACAGCGCTGCCCGCAATGCCAGCATTGCCAGCGCCCCGTTGGGCCTGACCGCCCGCGAACTGGCGCTGCTGGAGGTGCTGTTGCGCAAGGTGGACCAGGTGGTGACCAAGGCGCAGATCGACAGCGCCCTCTATGGTTTCGGCAATGAGGCGACCGACAACGCGGTGGAGGCCCTGGTATCCCGCCTGCGCCGCAAGCTGAGCGCCGCCGAGGCCACGGCCGGCATCATCACCATGCGCGGCCTGGGTTATATGATGAGCGCCTCGTGA
- a CDS encoding HAMP domain-containing sensor histidine kinase, with translation MTPALIKIWRHRSLQGRLAWRLGLLFLASVALGILPLVVRLEEAGTVVQRKVLRGQANELMVAFKRNGLSLERLPPDLANRYALEEDGVIYAVWDQHGRLLTQSLPRAANTLRDALNQAEDEYFFRPQGEPERYGLGTPFKLGDATLTLAVGQSPTADQKIINGLLDEFVRDILLFGIPVALIAAAIGVWTIRSSLTPVQEVSAEAAAIGLDRLDQRLDGKNLPAEVLPLVDAFNTALTSLEGSFRHHRRFIADAAHQLRTPLAVVQARLESGEADMAAVRADVRRLSRLVAQLLSLSRLSGTPLPRHDQVMAGELAAEELVGLAPLIRSLGKSLELEVVEDFHLVCNTGAVAEALRNLVENAVAYGPAGGTVEVRVGPGPILSVADRGPGLQGEDPLTLAEPFVRGAAGAGITGSGLGLAIAMEIMRQHGGHLAARDRHGGGALFSLCFDAAA, from the coding sequence GTGACCCCTGCGCTGATCAAGATATGGCGCCACCGGTCGTTGCAGGGGCGGCTGGCCTGGCGCCTGGGCCTGTTGTTCCTGGCTTCGGTCGCCCTGGGCATCCTGCCCCTGGTGGTGCGGCTGGAGGAGGCGGGCACCGTCGTCCAGCGCAAGGTCCTGCGTGGCCAGGCCAATGAGCTGATGGTCGCCTTCAAGCGCAATGGCCTGAGCCTGGAGCGCCTGCCCCCGGACCTGGCCAACCGTTATGCCCTGGAGGAGGACGGCGTCATCTACGCCGTGTGGGACCAGCACGGCCGGCTGCTGACCCAGTCCCTGCCCCGGGCCGCCAACACCCTGCGCGACGCCCTGAACCAGGCGGAGGACGAATATTTCTTCCGCCCGCAGGGGGAACCGGAACGGTACGGCCTGGGCACGCCCTTCAAGCTGGGCGACGCCACCCTGACCCTGGCGGTGGGCCAGTCCCCCACCGCCGACCAGAAGATCATCAACGGCCTGCTGGACGAATTCGTCCGCGACATCCTGCTGTTCGGCATTCCCGTGGCGCTGATCGCCGCCGCCATCGGCGTCTGGACCATCCGCAGCAGCCTGACGCCGGTGCAGGAGGTGTCGGCCGAGGCCGCCGCCATCGGCCTGGACCGGCTGGACCAACGGCTGGACGGCAAGAACCTGCCGGCCGAGGTGCTGCCCCTGGTGGACGCCTTCAACACCGCGCTGACCAGCCTGGAGGGCAGCTTCCGCCACCACCGCCGCTTCATCGCCGACGCCGCCCACCAGCTGCGCACGCCCCTGGCCGTGGTCCAGGCCCGCCTGGAAAGCGGGGAGGCCGATATGGCCGCGGTGCGCGCCGACGTGCGCCGCCTGTCGCGCCTGGTGGCCCAGCTTCTGTCCCTGTCCCGCCTGTCCGGCACGCCCCTGCCCCGCCACGACCAGGTGATGGCGGGCGAATTGGCGGCCGAGGAGCTGGTGGGGCTGGCGCCCCTGATCCGGTCGCTGGGCAAGTCCCTGGAGCTGGAGGTGGTGGAGGACTTCCACCTGGTGTGCAACACCGGCGCCGTGGCCGAGGCCCTGCGCAACCTGGTGGAAAACGCCGTCGCCTATGGCCCCGCCGGCGGCACGGTGGAGGTGCGGGTGGGCCCCGGCCCCATCCTGTCCGTCGCCGACCGCGGCCCGGGATTGCAGGGCGAGGACCCACTGACCCTGGCGGAGCCGTTCGTGCGCGGTGCCGCCGGCGCCGGCATCACCGGATCCGGCCTGGGCCTGGCCATCGCCATGGAGATCATGCGCCAGCACGGCGGCCACCTGGCCGCCCGCGACCGCCACGGCGGCGGCGCGCTGTTCAGCCTGTGCTTCGACGCCGCCGCCTGA